A single window of Sporosarcina sp. Marseille-Q4943 DNA harbors:
- a CDS encoding response regulator transcription factor: MNIQLLIKDPLEAQGLKWLLTSQWNDVEVDIAEGADASTDAYLYIIDMNYIMTAEFELPPHAIWLGVSSERTFQTVYKALSLKAEDILFRPFQPDRLVKQVQQIRFRWRNERPQLKGPVQQREAGATYEDFLIGETKAETPVLFSLIAPSRLDELDHLVRELELHDFPLHYDIFPFSDFVLVVHQLKDLHVLQEAYSIFFAQWKRQSDALLTVYLHADESRSWTYRELYKKMRKYHERIFYDGYDILTIEQEDLHWRDMDPFLSPIEQRKWVEMLEKRQVAVIREWMEQDFLTLDSPFPDPEMVRVRLTSILAQIRRYMTAKSLKSQQIEHAYHTLFESVIREPIMYHIIRSFLSFIVELLQSTEGIAEGKRSLADKVQERIAANYWDASWNLEVCAEELRIHKSTLSRKYAVEAGESFSVALLKTRIEEAKRLLKETDLPIAEVSHSTGFTHATYFSRRFKEETDMTPYQFRIG, encoded by the coding sequence ATGAACATCCAACTGCTCATCAAAGACCCTCTCGAAGCGCAAGGGCTCAAATGGCTGCTCACCTCCCAGTGGAATGACGTAGAAGTGGACATTGCAGAGGGCGCGGACGCCTCAACAGATGCGTATCTCTACATTATCGACATGAACTACATCATGACAGCGGAATTCGAGCTGCCGCCGCACGCCATCTGGCTCGGCGTCTCCTCCGAAAGGACATTCCAAACAGTCTACAAAGCGCTCTCCTTGAAAGCGGAAGATATCCTCTTCCGACCGTTCCAGCCCGACCGTCTCGTCAAACAAGTTCAGCAGATCCGCTTCCGCTGGCGGAATGAAAGGCCGCAGCTGAAAGGACCCGTCCAACAGCGGGAGGCAGGCGCCACATACGAGGATTTCCTTATCGGGGAGACAAAGGCGGAAACCCCTGTGCTTTTCAGTTTAATCGCGCCATCGCGGTTGGACGAGCTCGATCATCTTGTCCGCGAACTCGAATTGCATGATTTTCCGCTCCACTATGACATTTTCCCGTTTTCGGATTTTGTGCTCGTCGTCCATCAGCTGAAAGATTTGCACGTCTTACAAGAGGCCTATTCAATCTTTTTCGCACAGTGGAAACGCCAATCGGACGCCTTGCTGACAGTTTATTTGCATGCGGATGAAAGCCGGAGCTGGACGTACCGGGAACTTTATAAAAAAATGCGCAAGTATCACGAGCGGATTTTTTATGACGGCTATGATATTTTGACGATTGAACAAGAAGATCTTCATTGGCGGGACATGGATCCGTTTTTATCGCCAATCGAGCAGCGCAAATGGGTGGAAATGCTTGAAAAGCGACAAGTGGCAGTAATCCGGGAGTGGATGGAACAGGATTTCCTGACATTGGATTCTCCCTTTCCGGATCCTGAAATGGTCCGCGTCCGGCTGACAAGCATACTCGCGCAAATCCGCCGGTATATGACCGCGAAATCATTGAAGTCGCAACAAATTGAACATGCTTATCATACGCTATTTGAGTCAGTTATCCGCGAGCCGATCATGTATCATATCATTCGGTCCTTCTTATCCTTCATTGTGGAGCTGCTTCAAAGTACTGAAGGAATTGCGGAAGGCAAGAGGTCACTCGCCGATAAAGTGCAAGAACGAATTGCGGCTAATTATTGGGATGCTTCCTGGAACTTGGAGGTATGTGCGGAAGAGTTGAGGATTCATAAAAGTACGTTGAGCCGGAAGTATGCAGTGGAAGCAGGCGAGTCTTTCAGCGTGGCATTGCTGAAAACCCGTATAGAAGAAGCGAAGCGTTTGTTGAAAGAGACTGATTTGCCGATTGCCGAAGTTTCCCACTCGACCGGCTTTACTCATGCGACGTATTTCAGCCGGCGGTTCAAAGAGGAGACAGACATGACGCCTTATCAGTTCAGGATCGGATAA
- a CDS encoding ECF transporter S component, with protein sequence MQITQRQTHAKTHAKTFDLVLTAILATLVLVSTMFINIKLPIGQGGLIHLGTAMLFIIAILFGPKKGALAGAIGMGLFDIFGGWLIWAPTTIVARALQGYIVGKIAWSNGRRGDSIKLNIVGAIASMPVMLAVYYVGQGVMYNNWVAPMASIPGDIIQNVVGLMIAIPLCVGLKKTPFFRKKF encoded by the coding sequence ATGCAAATTACACAACGCCAAACCCATGCAAAAACGCATGCTAAAACATTCGACTTAGTGCTTACAGCCATTTTGGCAACACTGGTCCTTGTTTCAACGATGTTCATTAATATTAAACTGCCAATCGGCCAAGGCGGGTTGATCCATTTAGGGACAGCTATGCTGTTCATCATAGCTATTCTTTTCGGACCAAAAAAAGGAGCATTGGCCGGAGCCATCGGAATGGGCTTATTCGATATCTTCGGAGGCTGGCTCATTTGGGCGCCAACGACCATTGTAGCCCGTGCCTTGCAAGGCTATATCGTCGGTAAAATCGCTTGGTCGAACGGCCGCCGGGGCGATAGCATCAAGCTCAACATAGTAGGAGCTATCGCATCGATGCCAGTCATGCTGGCGGTGTACTATGTCGGGCAAGGGGTCATGTATAACAACTGGGTTGCACCAATGGCATCCATTCCGGGTGACATCATTCAGAACGTGGTCGGTCTAATGATCGCAATTCCTCTCTGTGTCGGACTGAAAAAAACACCGTTCTTCCGGAAGAAATTTTAA
- a CDS encoding pyridoxamine kinase yields MKKVAVIQDMSSFGKCSLTAAIPVLSVMGVQAVPLPTAILTSQTEYPSYYCEDLTAKMNHFVDEWSKLGAAFDGIHTGFVTGKEQIENIFSFLHTFYKEETTLLVDPVMGDRGELYDVFTDELIGYMKELVKRADIITPNVTECCLLTGLPYDKLQSYQANEDYMLAIEEAGRQLQLMTDAKVIITGLNPPAISESRQVGNMYIDVNRSFHSLQEYNGVSYSGTGDLFASVIMGGMMRGQDVAETMELAESFLTAAIEATANEQIPREAGVNFESFLRMLL; encoded by the coding sequence ATGAAGAAAGTTGCGGTCATCCAAGACATGTCATCCTTCGGAAAATGCTCGCTCACGGCAGCGATTCCGGTATTGTCCGTCATGGGTGTACAGGCAGTTCCGCTGCCCACTGCCATCTTGACGTCGCAAACCGAGTATCCGAGCTATTATTGCGAAGATTTGACAGCGAAGATGAATCATTTCGTAGACGAGTGGAGCAAATTGGGCGCTGCTTTTGACGGCATTCATACAGGTTTTGTGACAGGAAAAGAGCAGATTGAAAATATCTTTTCATTTTTACATACGTTTTACAAGGAAGAGACAACGCTGCTAGTCGACCCGGTAATGGGCGATCGCGGAGAATTGTATGACGTTTTTACGGACGAGCTGATTGGCTATATGAAGGAACTCGTGAAGCGTGCGGATATCATTACGCCTAACGTAACGGAGTGTTGTTTGCTGACGGGCCTTCCGTATGACAAGTTGCAAAGTTATCAAGCTAACGAAGATTATATGCTCGCGATTGAGGAGGCGGGGCGCCAATTACAGTTAATGACCGACGCCAAAGTCATCATTACCGGTTTGAACCCACCAGCCATTTCGGAATCAAGACAAGTTGGCAATATGTATATCGACGTGAACCGTTCGTTTCACAGTCTTCAGGAATATAACGGGGTGAGCTATTCCGGAACGGGTGATTTATTTGCATCCGTCATCATGGGTGGCATGATGCGCGGCCAAGATGTTGCAGAGACGATGGAGCTGGCGGAGAGTTTCCTAACCGCTGCCATCGAAGCGACGGCGAACGAACAGATACCGAGAGAGGCAGGCGTGAATTTCGAATCGTTTTTGAGAATGTTGCTATAA
- the hutU gene encoding urocanate hydratase, producing the protein MKADTVEKVVQYTGTELHTKGWQQEAALRMLMNNLHPDVAEHPEKLVVYGGIGKAARNWESFDAIVRSLKELENDETLLIQSGKPVAIFKSHTDAPRVLIANSNIVPAYANWDTFHELDKKGLMMYGQMTAGSWIYIGSQGIVQGTYETFAELAKQHFGDSLKGTITLTAGLGGMGGAQPLAVTMAGGVCIGIEVDETRIDRRIETRYTDVKTDSLDEAIRLAEEAKADGKALSIGLLGNAADLLPEMIARGFNPDVLTDQTSAHDPLNGYIPSGMSLAEAAELRAADPEEYVKRSKASMAKHVASMVEMMDKGAITFDYGNNIRQVAKDEGVERAFDFPGFVPAYIRPQFCEGKGPFRWVALSGDPEDIRKTDEVILCEFSYNTHLCNWIRMAQEKIQFQGLPSRICWLGYGERARFGKIINDMVASGELSAPIVIGRDHLDSGSVASPNRETEAMKDGSDVVSDWPILNAMINAVGGATWVSVHHGGGVGMGYSQHAGMVIVADGTKEAEARLERVLTSDPGMGIARHVDAGYDLAIQTAKEKGVNIPMMEGGNS; encoded by the coding sequence ATGAAAGCGGATACAGTGGAGAAAGTCGTTCAATATACAGGCACGGAATTGCATACGAAGGGATGGCAGCAGGAGGCCGCACTTCGGATGCTCATGAACAATTTGCATCCTGATGTGGCGGAGCATCCTGAGAAGCTCGTCGTCTATGGGGGAATCGGTAAGGCGGCGCGCAACTGGGAAAGTTTTGACGCGATTGTCCGTTCTTTGAAGGAGCTTGAGAATGATGAAACATTGTTGATCCAATCGGGTAAGCCGGTTGCGATTTTCAAATCACATACAGATGCGCCTCGGGTGTTGATTGCCAACTCGAATATCGTTCCGGCTTACGCCAATTGGGATACATTCCATGAGCTCGACAAAAAGGGCTTGATGATGTACGGGCAAATGACGGCGGGCAGCTGGATTTATATCGGGTCGCAAGGGATTGTGCAAGGGACGTACGAAACGTTTGCGGAGCTAGCGAAGCAGCATTTTGGGGATTCATTGAAAGGGACGATCACGTTGACGGCTGGGCTTGGCGGCATGGGTGGTGCGCAGCCATTGGCGGTCACCATGGCGGGCGGCGTCTGCATCGGCATCGAAGTCGATGAGACACGGATCGATCGTCGTATTGAAACTCGCTACACGGACGTCAAAACTGATTCGCTTGATGAAGCGATTCGTCTTGCTGAGGAAGCGAAGGCTGATGGGAAGGCGCTGTCGATCGGACTTCTTGGAAATGCGGCAGATCTATTGCCAGAAATGATTGCACGTGGATTCAATCCGGACGTATTGACGGATCAGACGTCTGCACATGACCCGTTGAATGGCTATATCCCATCCGGCATGTCGCTTGCAGAGGCAGCGGAGCTCCGCGCTGCGGATCCGGAAGAGTACGTGAAACGTTCCAAAGCTTCGATGGCGAAGCATGTTGCCTCCATGGTCGAGATGATGGATAAAGGCGCCATTACGTTCGACTACGGAAACAATATTCGCCAAGTGGCCAAAGATGAAGGTGTTGAACGGGCATTTGACTTCCCGGGATTCGTTCCGGCTTACATCCGCCCGCAGTTCTGCGAAGGGAAAGGACCTTTCCGCTGGGTAGCGCTTTCTGGAGACCCGGAAGATATTCGGAAGACGGACGAAGTCATTTTATGTGAATTCAGCTACAATACACATCTTTGCAATTGGATCCGGATGGCGCAGGAGAAAATCCAGTTCCAAGGGCTGCCTTCACGGATTTGCTGGTTAGGGTACGGCGAGCGTGCACGTTTCGGAAAGATCATCAATGACATGGTTGCGAGCGGCGAATTAAGTGCACCGATCGTCATCGGACGTGACCACCTCGATTCAGGTTCAGTAGCTTCACCGAACCGAGAGACGGAAGCGATGAAAGACGGCTCAGATGTCGTTTCGGACTGGCCGATTTTGAACGCGATGATCAACGCTGTCGGCGGGGCGACTTGGGTATCTGTCCATCATGGCGGCGGCGTCGGGATGGGCTATTCCCAGCACGCAGGGATGGTTATTGTCGCGGACGGAACGAAAGAAGCGGAAGCGCGACTTGAACGTGTGTTGACGTCGGATCCTGGAATGGGCATCGCACGTCACGTCGACGCGGGCTATGACCTCGCTATTCAAACGGCGAAGGAAAAAGGGGTTAACATCCCAATGATGGAAGGTGGAAATTCTTGA
- the hutI gene encoding imidazolonepropionase, translating to MKPIWIKHASQLATIAGENKPRKRKEMSELGIIEDGSVWIEDGVITAIGTTDELERQFGDRATDADIIDATGRLVTPGLVDPHTHVVYGGSREREFEMRLEGATYMEIMNAGGGIHATTRMTREATEDELVEQSSRRLNSFLKHGVTTVEGKSGYGLDLETELKQLRATKRLNDIHPIDIVPTFMGAHAVPQEYKGNEDEYIDSIINDMLPVVAEEKLAVFNDVFCEVGVFTPEQSERILEAGKKLGLIPKIHADEIESYGGAELAAKVGAISAEHLLKASDEGIKRMAEAGVIACLLPATALYLREDAAKGRQMVDEGVAVAISTDCNPGSSPTTSMPLVMNLACISMRLTPAEALVAATMNAACAIRMEDKVGSLEVGKQGDVVMWNISNYQELQYLFGVNHVDKVWKKGERVVG from the coding sequence TTGAAACCAATTTGGATCAAACATGCATCACAACTGGCGACGATCGCGGGAGAGAATAAGCCACGTAAGCGCAAGGAAATGTCTGAACTAGGCATCATTGAAGACGGCAGTGTGTGGATTGAGGATGGCGTCATTACAGCAATCGGAACGACGGACGAATTGGAGCGTCAATTCGGCGACCGGGCAACCGATGCGGACATCATCGACGCAACGGGACGTCTTGTGACGCCGGGTCTCGTCGATCCGCATACGCATGTCGTTTATGGAGGCAGTCGTGAGCGTGAGTTCGAAATGCGTTTAGAAGGCGCCACTTATATGGAAATCATGAATGCAGGCGGGGGAATCCATGCGACAACCCGGATGACACGCGAGGCGACGGAAGATGAATTAGTGGAGCAATCTTCTCGCAGGCTTAATTCATTCCTGAAGCACGGTGTCACGACTGTCGAGGGGAAGAGCGGCTATGGCCTTGATCTCGAGACGGAACTGAAGCAGCTGCGGGCGACGAAGCGATTGAATGACATCCATCCGATCGACATTGTACCGACATTCATGGGGGCGCATGCCGTGCCGCAAGAATATAAAGGGAATGAAGATGAATATATTGATAGCATTATTAACGACATGCTTCCTGTCGTTGCGGAAGAGAAGCTTGCAGTGTTCAACGATGTGTTTTGCGAAGTCGGCGTATTCACGCCGGAACAGTCCGAACGCATTTTGGAAGCAGGGAAAAAGCTCGGGTTGATTCCAAAAATCCATGCCGACGAAATCGAGTCGTACGGTGGAGCGGAGCTAGCGGCGAAAGTCGGCGCCATTTCGGCAGAGCATCTGCTGAAAGCGTCTGACGAAGGGATCAAGCGGATGGCGGAAGCGGGAGTGATCGCCTGCTTATTGCCGGCAACTGCTTTGTACTTGCGCGAGGATGCTGCGAAAGGGCGCCAAATGGTCGATGAAGGCGTTGCAGTCGCCATTTCGACGGACTGCAATCCAGGCTCGTCTCCGACGACTTCAATGCCGCTCGTCATGAACTTGGCGTGCATCTCGATGCGGCTCACTCCGGCGGAAGCGCTTGTTGCGGCAACGATGAATGCCGCTTGCGCAATCCGGATGGAGGACAAAGTCGGTTCGCTTGAAGTTGGCAAGCAAGGGGACGTCGTCATGTGGAATATCTCGAACTACCAGGAGCTGCAATATTTATTCGGTGTAAATCATGTCGATAAGGTTTGGAAAAAGGGAGAACGGGTCGTAGGATAA
- a CDS encoding YjiH family protein: MAQVGEKVKTQSNPGMWKFFVFSAIGAFMFFVPVTIGEKNSIMLDHIVTWIQTHFGGALPYYALLVILAGAVYPFVSGTWKKSTVDMVFSFFKVIGLVVGIMLVFNVGPAWLFEPSMGPFLLNKLVIPVGLLVPIGAVFLALLVGYGLLEFVGVLVQPIMRPIWKTPGRSAIDAVTSFVGSYSLGLLITNRVYKEGKYTAKEAAIIATGFSTVSATFMVVVAKTLDLMSMWNMYFWTTLVVTFIVTAITVHLWPLRSIKNEYYEGSTPQPELKPEGKRFAAAWNEAMDTVSKAPTFAQNIVANVKDGLLMAMAILPSILSIGLLGLVLAEFTPVFDWLGYIFYPFTWALQLPEPMLVAKASALGIAEMFLPALLVVESALVVKFVIAVVSVSSIIFFSAVVPCIVSTEIPISIPQLIAIWVQRVILTIVIVTPIAYLLL; the protein is encoded by the coding sequence ATGGCGCAAGTAGGGGAGAAAGTGAAAACGCAATCGAATCCTGGTATGTGGAAGTTTTTTGTCTTTAGCGCGATTGGGGCATTCATGTTTTTCGTTCCAGTTACGATCGGTGAAAAGAATTCCATTATGCTGGATCATATTGTGACGTGGATTCAAACGCATTTCGGAGGGGCGTTGCCGTATTATGCATTGCTCGTCATTCTAGCCGGGGCGGTTTATCCGTTCGTTTCAGGTACGTGGAAAAAATCGACTGTTGATATGGTCTTTTCATTTTTTAAAGTGATCGGCTTGGTAGTCGGCATCATGCTCGTATTCAATGTGGGGCCTGCATGGCTGTTTGAACCGAGCATGGGGCCGTTCCTGTTGAATAAGTTAGTCATTCCTGTAGGATTGTTAGTTCCGATCGGGGCTGTATTCCTTGCTTTATTAGTAGGGTATGGCTTGTTGGAATTTGTCGGAGTCCTCGTGCAGCCGATCATGCGTCCGATTTGGAAGACGCCGGGCAGGTCAGCAATCGATGCAGTCACGTCATTTGTCGGTTCGTATTCATTGGGGCTGTTAATTACAAACCGTGTGTATAAAGAAGGGAAATATACGGCGAAGGAAGCCGCCATCATTGCGACAGGGTTCTCGACAGTTTCCGCAACATTCATGGTTGTCGTCGCAAAGACGCTCGACTTGATGAGCATGTGGAATATGTATTTCTGGACGACGTTAGTTGTTACATTTATTGTCACAGCAATCACTGTTCATTTATGGCCGTTGCGTTCAATCAAGAACGAGTATTATGAAGGTTCGACGCCTCAGCCGGAGTTGAAGCCGGAAGGGAAACGCTTTGCGGCTGCCTGGAATGAAGCGATGGACACTGTCTCGAAAGCACCGACGTTTGCGCAAAATATTGTTGCCAACGTTAAAGATGGGCTATTGATGGCAATGGCAATCTTGCCTTCCATCTTGTCGATCGGTCTTTTGGGGCTCGTGCTCGCCGAATTCACACCTGTATTCGACTGGCTTGGCTACATCTTCTATCCGTTCACATGGGCGCTGCAGTTGCCGGAGCCGATGTTAGTTGCGAAAGCAAGTGCGCTCGGAATCGCGGAAATGTTCCTGCCGGCGTTGCTCGTCGTGGAATCTGCATTGGTCGTCAAGTTCGTCATTGCGGTCGTATCGGTTTCGTCGATCATTTTCTTCTCGGCGGTCGTGCCGTGTATTGTGTCGACGGAAATTCCGATTTCCATTCCGCAGCTTATCGCCATTTGGGTGCAACGCGTTATTTTAACAATCGTAATTGTGACGCCGATTGCGTATTTATTGCTATAG
- a CDS encoding TIGR00266 family protein, with amino-acid sequence MNNHEIDFKLYGDDMQFVEVELDPGETVVAEAGSLMMMEDGIEMETIFGDGSGNSGGGIMGKLMGAGKRLLTGESLFMTTFTNEGSGKKHASFAAPYPGKIIPMDLSQLNGKIICQKDAFLAAAKGVSVGIEFQRKVGVGFFGGEGFIMQKLEGDGMAFVHAGGTIIEKTLSPGETLRVDTGCLVAMTQDVNYNIEMVKGVKTALFGGEGLFFATLRGPGKVWIQSLPFSRLASRVFAAAPQVPGGGSRDEGSIAGGLFNMLGGK; translated from the coding sequence ATGAACAATCACGAAATCGATTTCAAACTGTACGGAGACGATATGCAATTTGTAGAGGTCGAACTCGATCCGGGCGAAACGGTCGTTGCGGAAGCGGGTTCCTTAATGATGATGGAAGACGGAATTGAAATGGAGACGATTTTCGGTGACGGCTCAGGAAATTCCGGCGGCGGAATTATGGGCAAGCTGATGGGAGCCGGAAAACGCTTGTTGACCGGAGAGAGTTTATTCATGACAACATTCACGAATGAAGGATCGGGCAAAAAGCACGCCTCTTTCGCGGCACCGTATCCCGGCAAAATCATCCCGATGGATTTAAGCCAACTTAACGGCAAGATCATTTGCCAAAAGGATGCGTTTTTAGCGGCAGCAAAAGGCGTTTCTGTCGGAATCGAATTCCAAAGGAAAGTCGGCGTCGGCTTTTTCGGCGGCGAAGGCTTCATCATGCAAAAGCTTGAAGGGGACGGCATGGCTTTCGTCCATGCCGGAGGAACAATCATTGAAAAGACCCTTTCCCCAGGTGAAACGCTGCGCGTCGATACGGGTTGCCTCGTCGCCATGACACAGGACGTAAATTATAATATTGAAATGGTGAAAGGCGTCAAGACGGCATTGTTCGGCGGTGAAGGGTTGTTCTTCGCAACGCTAAGAGGACCGGGCAAAGTATGGATCCAATCCTTGCCGTTCTCCAGACTCGCAAGCCGCGTCTTCGCTGCAGCACCGCAAGTTCCAGGCGGCGGATCACGTGATGAAGGCAGCATCGCAGGCGGGTTGTTCAATATGTTAGGCGGGAAATGA
- a CDS encoding TetR/AcrR family transcriptional regulator, giving the protein MNDRKRQVMLIAKKLFIEKGFTSTSVQDILEEAKISKGTFYNYFTSKNECLMAILEDAHNESVIRRHELLVGRNKNDKDVLAEQILVRMIVNRELNLLPIYEAVFYSNDEELRNFVKTYHLSELKWLAGRLVDVYGEEAEPHSFDCSVMTLGMIQQLRHFWTAGSSKELDIEKLVHFTFRRLDALISDMIEQKDVLLEKHMITPLGVPAGDLKEKIHDGLLSLKRELELDESSLEYTDFLLTELQAEKPRAALLEAVGRSFREASNGTKLADRVNEVLYLLWKYIDLIHTK; this is encoded by the coding sequence ATGAATGATCGTAAACGCCAAGTCATGTTGATCGCAAAAAAGCTATTTATCGAGAAAGGATTCACATCCACTTCCGTTCAAGATATTTTGGAGGAAGCAAAAATCTCCAAAGGGACTTTCTATAATTATTTCACTTCTAAAAACGAATGCCTCATGGCCATATTGGAAGATGCGCATAACGAGTCGGTCATCCGTAGGCATGAACTGCTTGTCGGGCGTAATAAAAATGATAAAGACGTATTGGCCGAGCAGATTCTAGTCCGGATGATAGTAAACCGGGAACTGAATTTACTCCCGATTTACGAAGCTGTTTTTTATTCCAACGATGAGGAGCTCCGGAATTTTGTCAAAACGTATCATCTCAGCGAATTGAAATGGCTTGCAGGCCGCCTTGTCGACGTCTACGGCGAGGAAGCGGAGCCCCATTCATTCGATTGTTCCGTAATGACGTTAGGAATGATTCAGCAACTCCGCCATTTTTGGACGGCCGGCTCCTCCAAGGAACTGGACATCGAAAAGCTTGTCCACTTCACGTTCAGGCGGTTGGATGCCCTTATATCCGATATGATTGAACAGAAGGATGTCCTGCTTGAAAAGCATATGATTACACCTTTAGGAGTTCCTGCAGGAGATTTGAAAGAAAAAATCCATGACGGACTTCTCTCATTAAAAAGAGAGTTGGAGCTGGATGAAAGCAGTCTGGAATACACAGACTTCCTCTTAACGGAGTTGCAAGCCGAAAAACCAAGGGCAGCCCTCTTGGAAGCGGTCGGCCGTTCATTCCGCGAAGCTAGCAACGGCACGAAACTGGCCGACCGTGTGAATGAAGTCTTGTATTTACTATGGAAATATATCGATTTGATTCATACAAAATGA